A stretch of the bacterium SCSIO 12827 genome encodes the following:
- a CDS encoding urease accessory protein UreD, translating into MYDGTSPSDRPGEIIPLQRARGRARIAVRAEDGITRLADLYQDGCAKIRLPKVYGPLATDPGVEAVLLNTAGGLTGGDVYATEALAGPGTSLVLTSQACERVYRATGDQPARVDTRLSADAGACLHWLPQETILFDGGRLERTLDVDLSGDAAFLAVEALVLGRVASGETVAGGAFADSWRIRRDGKLIFADAARIGGDIDAVAAGPAVLAGNKAMATVVLAAPGAEEKLVDARAVLDALATAGASAMPGLLICRLVAADDRALRAILVPLLNLLAGRALPRVWHL; encoded by the coding sequence ATGTACGACGGCACCTCACCGTCTGACCGGCCCGGCGAGATCATTCCCCTTCAGCGCGCCCGCGGTCGGGCCCGGATCGCGGTCCGGGCCGAAGACGGCATCACGCGCCTGGCGGACCTGTATCAGGACGGCTGCGCCAAAATCCGCCTGCCCAAGGTTTATGGCCCGTTAGCCACTGATCCGGGGGTGGAGGCGGTGCTGCTCAACACGGCGGGCGGCCTCACGGGCGGCGACGTCTATGCGACCGAGGCCCTGGCCGGGCCGGGCACGTCCCTGGTCCTGACCTCCCAGGCCTGCGAGCGGGTCTACCGCGCCACGGGGGATCAGCCGGCGCGGGTCGATACGCGGCTTTCCGCCGATGCCGGGGCGTGCCTGCACTGGCTGCCCCAGGAAACCATTCTGTTCGATGGCGGGCGGCTGGAGCGGACCCTGGATGTAGACCTTAGCGGCGACGCGGCGTTCCTCGCGGTCGAGGCCCTGGTGCTGGGGCGGGTCGCTTCGGGCGAGACGGTTGCCGGCGGGGCGTTCGCCGATTCCTGGCGCATCCGCCGCGACGGAAAATTGATCTTTGCCGACGCGGCGCGGATCGGCGGCGATATCGACGCCGTGGCCGCCGGCCCCGCCGTTCTGGCGGGCAACAAGGCGATGGCGACGGTGGTCCTGGCCGCCCCCGGGGCGGAAGAAAAATTGGTGGACGCGCGGGCGGTGCTGGATGCGCTGGCGACAGCGGGGGCGAGTGCGATGCCGGGCCTGCTGATCTGCCGTCTGGTCGCCGCCGACGACCGGGCGCTTCGGGCCATTCTGGTCCCGCTGCTCAATCTGCTGGCCGGGCGGGCGCTGCCCCGTGTCTGGCACCTCTAG
- a CDS encoding urease subunit gamma — protein sequence MNLTPREKDKLLISMAAMVARKRLERGVKLNHPEAIALISDFVVEGARDGRSVADLMEAGAHVITRDQVMEGIPEMIHDVQVEATFPDGTKLVTVHNPIR from the coding sequence ATGAACCTGACACCCAGAGAAAAGGACAAGCTGCTGATTTCCATGGCGGCGATGGTCGCGCGCAAGCGGCTGGAGCGGGGGGTCAAGCTGAACCATCCGGAAGCCATCGCGCTGATTTCCGACTTCGTGGTCGAGGGGGCTCGCGACGGGCGATCCGTCGCCGACCTGATGGAGGCGGGGGCCCATGTCATCACCCGTGATCAGGTCATGGAAGGGATTCCTGAGATGATCCACGACGTGCAGGTTGAAGCGACCTTTCCCGACGGGACCAAGCTGGTCACCGTCCACAACCCGATCCGTTAA
- the urtC gene encoding urea ABC transporter permease subunit UrtC, with amino-acid sequence MMTLKLIQGGFDRRTAIFLGLLFLIVIGVSVLSLGTDADSPLHVSSYSVALLGKYLCYALLALSVDLVWGFCGVLSLGHAAFFALGGYAMGMYLMRQIGTRGVYGDPILPDFMVFLNYKELPWFWYGFDQFWFAALMVIVVPGVLAFVFGWFAFRSRVTGVYLSIITQALTFALMLAFFRNDMGFGGNNGLTDFKEILGFDVQADSTRVGLLVASAVALALGFIICKALVNSKFGKVLIAVRDAESRTRFLGYRPENYKLLVWTLSACMAGVAGALYVPQVGIINPSEFTPANSIEVVIWVAVGGRGTLVGATVGAIIVNFGKTLFTGILPEFWLFALGGLFIAVTLFLPKGIVGTYDDWKAKRRASKDAAAAPQPQEGD; translated from the coding sequence ATGATGACTCTCAAGCTCATTCAAGGCGGCTTCGACCGCCGCACGGCAATCTTCCTGGGGCTGTTGTTCCTGATCGTCATCGGGGTGTCCGTGCTCAGCCTCGGCACCGACGCGGACAGTCCGCTGCATGTCTCGTCCTATTCGGTGGCGCTGCTCGGCAAGTATCTTTGCTATGCCTTGCTGGCGCTCTCGGTGGATCTCGTCTGGGGGTTCTGCGGCGTGCTGTCGCTGGGCCATGCGGCGTTCTTCGCCCTCGGCGGCTACGCCATGGGCATGTACCTGATGCGCCAGATCGGCACCCGCGGTGTTTATGGCGACCCGATCCTGCCCGACTTCATGGTGTTCCTGAACTACAAGGAACTGCCCTGGTTCTGGTACGGCTTCGACCAGTTTTGGTTCGCGGCCTTGATGGTCATCGTGGTGCCCGGGGTGCTGGCCTTCGTATTCGGCTGGTTCGCCTTCCGCTCGCGGGTCACGGGGGTCTATCTCTCGATCATCACCCAGGCCCTGACCTTCGCCCTGATGCTTGCCTTCTTCCGCAACGACATGGGTTTCGGCGGCAACAACGGCCTGACCGATTTCAAGGAAATCCTGGGCTTCGACGTGCAGGCGGATTCAACCCGCGTCGGCCTGCTGGTGGCGTCGGCGGTGGCATTGGCGCTCGGCTTCATCATCTGCAAGGCGCTGGTCAATTCCAAGTTCGGCAAAGTCCTGATCGCCGTGCGCGACGCGGAAAGCCGGACCCGGTTTTTGGGGTATCGGCCCGAGAACTACAAGCTTCTGGTCTGGACCCTGTCGGCCTGCATGGCGGGGGTCGCGGGCGCGCTTTACGTGCCCCAGGTCGGCATCATCAACCCGTCGGAATTCACGCCCGCCAATTCCATCGAGGTCGTGATCTGGGTCGCCGTCGGCGGCCGGGGGACCCTGGTGGGGGCGACGGTGGGGGCGATCATCGTCAACTTCGGCAAGACCCTGTTCACGGGCATCCTGCCGGAATTCTGGCTGTTCGCGCTGGGCGGGCTGTTCATCGCCGTGACCCTGTTCCTGCCCAAGGGCATCGTCGGCACCTATGACGACTGGAAGGCCAAGCGCCGCGCGTCCAAGGATGCCGCCGCCGCACCCCAGCCGCAGGAAGGGGATTGA
- the urtD gene encoding urea ABC transporter ATP-binding protein UrtD translates to MSLKSSILYLENVNVSFDGFRALRDLSLTVKPGEMRAIIGPNGAGKTTMMDVITGKTKPDNGRVLFDETVNLTRMDEAEIASLGIGRKFQKPTVFENHTVWDNLVLALKSGRRAWDTLFHITGAKDRKEIEDILEIIRLTRVKDEISANLSHGQKQWLEIGMLLAQDPKLLLVDEPVAGMTDAETEETARLLRDIAQRHSVVVVEHDMTFVRDLDVQVTVLHEGSAIAEGTLDYVSADERVIEVYLGR, encoded by the coding sequence ATGTCGTTGAAAAGCTCGATCCTTTATCTGGAAAACGTCAACGTCTCGTTCGATGGCTTCCGGGCGCTGCGTGACCTGTCGCTGACGGTAAAGCCCGGCGAAATGCGCGCCATCATCGGCCCCAACGGGGCCGGCAAGACCACGATGATGGACGTCATCACCGGCAAGACGAAGCCCGACAACGGCCGCGTGCTGTTCGACGAGACCGTGAACCTGACCCGCATGGACGAGGCCGAGATTGCGTCCCTCGGCATCGGTCGCAAGTTCCAGAAACCGACCGTGTTCGAGAACCACACGGTCTGGGACAACCTTGTCCTGGCGCTGAAATCCGGGCGGCGGGCCTGGGACACCCTGTTCCACATCACGGGCGCCAAGGATAGGAAAGAGATCGAGGATATCCTCGAAATCATCCGCCTGACCCGTGTGAAGGACGAGATTTCCGCCAACCTGTCCCACGGCCAGAAACAGTGGCTGGAGATCGGCATGCTGCTGGCCCAGGACCCCAAGCTTCTTTTGGTGGACGAACCGGTCGCCGGCATGACCGACGCGGAAACGGAAGAAACGGCGCGGCTCTTGCGCGACATCGCCCAGCGCCATTCCGTGGTCGTCGTCGAACACGACATGACTTTCGTGCGCGACCTGGACGTGCAGGTCACCGTGCTGCACGAAGGCTCGGCCATCGCTGAGGGGACGCTCGATTACGTCAGCGCCGACGAGCGCGTCATCGAAGTTTATCTGGGACGCTAG
- a CDS encoding urease subunit beta — protein MIPGEIIAAPGKIELNAGQPTVTLTVANTGDRPVQVGSHYHFYETNSALDFDREKARGMRLDIASGTAVRFEPGQSRDVTLVPLLGARKVYGFNQKVMGDLDGGAN, from the coding sequence ATGATCCCAGGTGAAATCATCGCGGCCCCCGGCAAGATCGAATTGAATGCGGGCCAGCCGACCGTGACCTTGACCGTCGCCAACACGGGCGACCGCCCGGTTCAGGTCGGCAGCCACTATCATTTCTATGAAACCAACAGCGCCTTGGACTTCGATCGGGAGAAGGCGCGCGGCATGCGCCTCGACATCGCATCGGGCACGGCCGTGCGGTTCGAGCCGGGCCAGTCCCGCGACGTGACCCTGGTGCCGCTTCTTGGCGCGCGCAAGGTCTACGGTTTCAATCAAAAGGTCATGGGTGATCTCGACGGGGGAGCGAACTGA
- the urtA gene encoding urea ABC transporter substrate-binding protein has translation MKTYFRAAVAGIALAAAAMTSTVAQAADTIKVGILHSLSGTMAISETTLKDVMLMLIEEQNKKGGLLGKKLEAVVVDPASNWPLFAEKARELIEVKKVDVVFGCWTSVSRKSVLPVFEELNSVLFYPVQYEGEESQKNVFYTGAAPNQQAIPAVDYLAKQEGVKRWVLAGTDYVYPRTTNKILETYLKDKGVPAEDIMINYTPFGHSDWQTIVADIKKFGSAGKKTAVVSTINGDANVPFYKELANQGIKAEDIPVVAFSVGEEELAGLDTAPLVGHLAAWNYFMSANTPENAAFIKKWKTFIKNDKRVTNDPMEAHYIGFNMWVKAVEIAGTTKSDEVIDSIVGVTVPNLTGGVSAMMPNHHITKPVLIGEIQANGQFETVSSTPGLVPGDAWSDFLPGSKDLISDWRKPMSCGNFNVKTGKCSGKGS, from the coding sequence ATGAAAACGTATTTCCGGGCGGCAGTGGCGGGCATCGCCCTGGCCGCGGCCGCGATGACGAGCACCGTCGCGCAGGCCGCCGACACCATCAAGGTCGGTATCCTTCATTCTCTGTCTGGCACCATGGCGATCAGCGAAACCACGCTGAAGGACGTCATGCTGATGCTGATCGAGGAGCAGAACAAGAAAGGCGGCCTGCTGGGCAAGAAGCTCGAAGCCGTCGTCGTGGACCCTGCGTCCAACTGGCCGCTGTTCGCCGAAAAGGCGCGCGAGCTGATCGAGGTCAAGAAGGTCGACGTGGTGTTCGGCTGCTGGACCTCCGTGTCGCGCAAGTCCGTTTTGCCGGTGTTCGAGGAACTGAATTCGGTGCTGTTCTATCCGGTCCAGTACGAAGGCGAGGAAAGCCAGAAGAACGTATTCTACACGGGCGCCGCGCCGAACCAGCAGGCGATCCCCGCCGTCGATTACCTGGCCAAGCAGGAAGGCGTGAAGCGCTGGGTCCTGGCCGGGACCGACTATGTCTATCCGCGCACCACCAACAAGATTCTTGAGACCTATCTCAAGGACAAGGGCGTGCCCGCCGAAGACATCATGATCAACTACACGCCGTTCGGTCATTCCGATTGGCAGACGATCGTCGCCGACATCAAGAAGTTCGGTTCCGCCGGCAAGAAGACCGCCGTGGTGTCGACCATCAACGGTGACGCCAACGTGCCGTTCTACAAGGAACTGGCCAACCAGGGCATCAAGGCCGAAGACATTCCGGTCGTCGCATTCTCCGTCGGCGAAGAGGAACTGGCCGGTCTGGATACCGCCCCGCTGGTCGGTCATCTGGCGGCCTGGAACTACTTCATGTCCGCCAACACGCCGGAAAACGCTGCGTTCATCAAGAAGTGGAAGACCTTCATCAAGAACGACAAGCGCGTGACCAACGACCCCATGGAAGCCCATTACATCGGCTTCAACATGTGGGTGAAGGCGGTCGAGATCGCCGGTACGACCAAGTCGGACGAAGTGATCGACAGCATCGTCGGCGTCACCGTGCCGAACCTGACGGGCGGCGTGTCGGCCATGATGCCGAACCACCACATCACCAAGCCGGTGCTGATCGGCGAGATTCAGGCCAACGGCCAGTTCGAAACCGTGTCCTCGACGCCGGGCCTGGTGCCGGGCGACGCCTGGTCCGACTTCCTGCCGGGTTCCAAGGACCTGATCTCCGATTGGCGCAAGCCGATGTCCTGCGGCAACTTCAACGTCAAGACCGGCAAGTGCAGCGGCAAGGGGTCCTGA
- the urtB gene encoding urea ABC transporter permease subunit UrtB — protein MARILPSLLLFLALAGLIPAGPAQAADEALQAQIDALGTGGFSDTGKQIQALAASSDDRVVQALEALLAGDLYVRPSDKKVFITKKTDGGFALIDPLSGQDAGASDSFSVKKIRVNNRLRRELKAALGGLTLLSKDPAARLKAAGAVFKSQDPDMLAPLEAAILKETEDKVRKALQGARAAVQLKSDVPEADKIAALKLIEERGDRDALSVALAAAAQSEGAVKAAAEATAKSIRQTLELWGAAQNVWYGLSLGSVLLLAAIGLAITFGVMGVINMAHGEMVMIGAYVTFMVQEVIRTSMPEMFAYSLLISVPLAFLVAGAIGMAVERCIIRFLYGRPLETLLATWGLSLVLQQAVRTIFGPSNREVGTPDYMAGAFEIGHLTITYNRLWIIVFSLVVLFALMAVLKKTSLGLQMRAVTQNRRMAGAMGIRTSWVDAVTFGLGSGIAGIAGVALSQIDNVSPNLGQSYIIDSFMVVVFGGVGNLWGTLVGAMTLGVANKFLEPYAGAVLGKVLVLVFIILFIQKRPRGLFALKGRAIET, from the coding sequence ATGGCGCGAATACTTCCTTCATTATTGCTTTTCCTGGCCCTGGCCGGGCTGATTCCGGCAGGGCCGGCCCAGGCGGCGGATGAGGCCCTCCAGGCGCAGATCGATGCCCTGGGCACGGGCGGGTTCTCCGACACGGGCAAGCAAATTCAGGCCCTTGCGGCTTCCAGCGACGACCGCGTCGTCCAGGCGCTCGAGGCTCTTCTGGCCGGCGACCTTTATGTCCGGCCCTCCGACAAGAAAGTCTTCATCACCAAAAAGACCGACGGCGGTTTCGCCCTGATCGACCCGCTTTCGGGTCAGGATGCCGGTGCGTCCGACAGCTTCTCGGTCAAGAAGATCCGCGTGAACAACCGCCTGCGGCGCGAACTGAAAGCGGCTCTCGGCGGCCTGACGTTGCTGTCCAAGGACCCCGCGGCGCGCCTCAAGGCGGCGGGTGCGGTATTCAAATCCCAGGACCCGGACATGCTCGCCCCCCTCGAGGCCGCGATCCTCAAGGAGACCGAAGACAAGGTGAGGAAGGCGCTGCAGGGGGCCCGCGCCGCCGTGCAGCTGAAATCCGACGTGCCAGAGGCCGACAAGATCGCGGCCCTCAAGCTGATCGAAGAACGCGGCGACCGTGACGCGCTTTCCGTTGCCCTTGCCGCCGCCGCGCAATCGGAGGGCGCCGTGAAGGCCGCCGCCGAGGCCACGGCAAAATCCATCCGCCAGACCCTGGAACTGTGGGGCGCGGCGCAGAACGTCTGGTACGGCCTGTCGCTGGGCTCGGTCCTGCTGCTGGCCGCCATCGGCCTTGCCATCACCTTCGGCGTCATGGGGGTCATCAACATGGCCCACGGTGAAATGGTGATGATCGGCGCTTACGTGACCTTCATGGTGCAGGAAGTCATCCGCACCTCGATGCCGGAAATGTTCGCCTACTCCCTTTTGATATCGGTGCCGCTCGCCTTTCTGGTCGCGGGCGCCATCGGCATGGCGGTGGAACGCTGCATCATCCGCTTCCTATACGGCCGCCCGCTGGAAACCCTGCTCGCGACCTGGGGCCTTTCGCTGGTCCTGCAGCAGGCCGTGCGCACCATCTTCGGGCCCTCCAACCGCGAGGTCGGCACCCCCGACTACATGGCCGGCGCCTTCGAGATCGGCCACCTGACCATCACCTACAATCGGCTGTGGATCATTGTGTTTTCCCTGGTCGTGCTGTTCGCCCTGATGGCGGTTTTGAAAAAGACCTCCCTCGGCCTGCAGATGCGCGCCGTCACCCAGAACCGCCGCATGGCCGGCGCCATGGGCATCCGCACCAGCTGGGTCGATGCCGTGACCTTCGGGTTGGGTTCCGGGATTGCCGGGATCGCCGGTGTGGCGCTCAGCCAGATCGACAACGTCAGCCCCAACCTGGGCCAGTCCTACATCATCGACAGCTTCATGGTCGTGGTGTTCGGCGGGGTCGGCAACCTGTGGGGCACCCTGGTCGGGGCCATGACGCTGGGCGTCGCAAACAAGTTCCTTGAACCCTATGCGGGGGCGGTGCTGGGCAAGGTCCTGGTCCTCGTGTTCATCATCCTGTTCATCCAGAAACGTCCACGGGGGCTGTTCGCCCTCAAGGGCCGGGCGATCGAGACATGA
- a CDS encoding urease accessory protein UreF: MDKSLMSSGALYRLLAWLSPGYPVGAFAYSHGLEWAVETGTVADRSGLERWLRDLLAHGGAWSDAVLFARAHDATTAGDRAGLAEVNDLAVALCPSSERRLETTAQGNAFLLATRASWPWDDDDAAVIPGDCAYPVAVAWAAAGHGVPLEAALHAYVHAVAANLISAGVRLIPLGQTDGQRVLAALEDAVARTAEAAWAADLSALGGCAFLSDVAAMRHETQYTRLFRS, translated from the coding sequence ATGGATAAGTCCTTGATGAGTTCGGGGGCGCTTTACCGGCTGCTGGCCTGGCTGTCGCCGGGCTATCCCGTGGGCGCCTTCGCCTACAGCCACGGCCTGGAATGGGCGGTGGAAACGGGGACGGTGGCCGACCGGTCGGGGCTGGAACGCTGGCTCCGCGACCTCTTGGCCCATGGCGGGGCCTGGTCCGACGCCGTGCTGTTCGCCCGCGCCCATGACGCCACCACCGCCGGGGATCGGGCCGGGCTGGCGGAGGTCAACGATCTTGCCGTTGCGCTGTGTCCCTCGTCGGAACGGCGGCTGGAAACCACGGCTCAAGGCAACGCCTTTCTGCTTGCCACGCGGGCGAGCTGGCCCTGGGACGACGACGATGCGGCGGTCATCCCCGGCGACTGCGCCTATCCCGTGGCCGTCGCCTGGGCGGCAGCGGGGCATGGGGTGCCACTGGAGGCGGCTCTACACGCCTATGTCCATGCCGTGGCGGCCAATCTGATTTCCGCGGGCGTGCGGTTGATCCCGCTTGGCCAGACCGACGGCCAGCGCGTGCTGGCGGCGTTGGAAGACGCCGTCGCCCGCACAGCCGAGGCCGCCTGGGCGGCGGACCTGTCCGCCCTCGGCGGCTGCGCCTTTCTTTCCGACGTGGCCGCCATGCGCCACGAAACCCAGTACACGAGGCTTTTCAGATCATGA
- the ureC gene encoding urease subunit alpha, which translates to MPAKINRAAYADMFGPTVGDRVRLADTELFIEVEKDFTTYGEEVKFGGGKVIRDGMGQSQATHAEGAVDTVITNALIVDHWGIVKADVGLKDGRIVAVGKAGNPDTQPGVDIVIGPGTEAIAGEGKILTAGALDVHIHFICPQQVDEALMSGVTTMLGGGTGPATGTNATTCTPGPWHIGRMIQAADGLPMNLAFAGKGNAAQPAALIEQVRAGVCSLKLHEDWGTTPGAIDCCLSVADDMDVQVMIHTDTLNESGFVENTINAFKGRTIHAFHTEGAGGGHAPDIIKVCGEMNVIPSSTNPTRPYTVNTLEEHLDMLMVCHHLDSNIPEDVAFAESRIRKETIAAEDILHDLGAFSIIASDSQAMGRVGEVLIRTWQTADKMKRQRGRLAGETGDNDNLRVKRYIAKYTINPAIAHGLSKHVGSVEVGKRADLVLWSPAFFGVKPDMILIGGTIAAAAMGDPNASIPTPQPVHYRPMFGAFGRSMAASGVTFVSKAALDDGIAHNLGAAKELLAVENTRGGISKKSMVLNDATPKVEVDPETYEVRADGELLTCEPADVLPMAQRYFLF; encoded by the coding sequence ATGCCGGCAAAGATTAATCGGGCGGCCTATGCGGACATGTTCGGCCCGACCGTGGGCGACCGTGTGCGGCTGGCCGATACGGAGTTGTTCATCGAAGTCGAAAAGGACTTCACCACCTATGGGGAGGAGGTCAAGTTCGGCGGCGGCAAGGTCATCCGCGACGGCATGGGCCAATCCCAGGCGACCCACGCCGAGGGGGCGGTAGACACGGTCATCACCAATGCGCTGATCGTCGACCATTGGGGCATCGTCAAGGCTGATGTGGGGCTCAAGGACGGGCGCATCGTCGCCGTCGGCAAGGCGGGCAATCCGGATACCCAGCCGGGCGTCGACATCGTCATCGGCCCGGGCACGGAAGCCATCGCCGGCGAGGGCAAGATCCTGACCGCAGGCGCCCTCGACGTGCATATCCATTTCATCTGCCCGCAGCAGGTGGACGAGGCCCTGATGTCGGGCGTCACCACCATGCTGGGTGGTGGCACGGGCCCGGCCACGGGCACCAACGCCACGACCTGCACCCCCGGCCCCTGGCACATCGGGCGCATGATCCAGGCGGCGGACGGCCTGCCCATGAACCTTGCCTTCGCGGGCAAGGGCAACGCGGCGCAGCCGGCGGCCCTGATCGAACAGGTCCGGGCCGGGGTCTGTTCCCTGAAACTGCATGAGGACTGGGGCACCACCCCGGGGGCGATCGACTGCTGCCTGTCCGTCGCCGACGACATGGACGTGCAGGTGATGATCCACACGGATACGCTGAACGAGTCCGGCTTTGTCGAGAACACCATCAATGCCTTCAAGGGCCGGACGATCCATGCCTTCCACACGGAAGGGGCGGGCGGCGGCCATGCGCCGGACATCATCAAGGTCTGCGGCGAGATGAACGTGATCCCGTCCTCGACCAACCCGACCCGGCCCTACACGGTGAACACGCTCGAAGAACATCTGGACATGCTGATGGTCTGCCATCACCTGGACAGCAATATCCCCGAAGACGTCGCCTTCGCCGAAAGCCGCATCCGCAAGGAAACCATCGCGGCGGAAGACATCCTGCACGATCTGGGGGCGTTCTCGATCATCGCCTCGGACAGCCAGGCCATGGGCCGGGTGGGTGAGGTGTTGATCCGCACCTGGCAGACCGCCGACAAGATGAAGCGCCAGCGCGGCCGGCTTGCGGGGGAGACGGGAGACAACGACAACCTGCGCGTCAAACGCTACATCGCCAAGTACACGATCAACCCAGCCATCGCCCACGGCCTGTCCAAGCATGTCGGCTCGGTCGAGGTCGGCAAGCGCGCCGACCTGGTGCTGTGGTCGCCCGCCTTCTTCGGCGTGAAGCCGGACATGATCCTGATCGGCGGCACCATCGCGGCGGCGGCCATGGGTGATCCCAACGCCTCCATCCCGACCCCGCAGCCGGTCCACTACCGCCCCATGTTCGGCGCCTTCGGGCGGTCCATGGCGGCGTCCGGCGTGACCTTCGTGTCCAAGGCGGCGCTTGACGACGGCATCGCCCATAACCTGGGCGCAGCCAAGGAACTGCTGGCGGTCGAGAACACGCGCGGCGGCATTTCCAAGAAATCCATGGTCCTGAACGATGCCACGCCCAAGGTCGAGGTCGATCCGGAAACCTATGAGGTGCGGGCCGACGGCGAATTGCTGACCTGCGAGCCGGCGGACGTGCTGCCCATGGCGCAGCGCTACTTCTTATTCTAA
- the ureG gene encoding urease accessory protein UreG, which yields MTTSPHGPLRVGIGGPVGSGKTALMEQLCRAFRDTHDICAITNDIYTKEDAEALTRRGALAPERIMGVETGGCPHTAIREDASINLAAVAEMRKTFPGLDLILIESGGDNLAATFSPELADITIYVIDVSAGEEIPRKGGPGITRSDLLVINKTDLAPHVGADLAVMDRDAKRMRGDRPFVFTNMKAGAGVTEIVALVRGLGGLAGIEDRQAQS from the coding sequence ATGACCACATCCCCCCATGGACCCCTCCGCGTCGGCATCGGCGGGCCCGTCGGTTCCGGCAAGACGGCGCTGATGGAACAATTGTGCCGGGCCTTCCGCGACACCCACGACATCTGCGCCATCACCAACGACATCTATACCAAGGAAGACGCCGAGGCCTTGACCCGGCGGGGTGCTCTGGCGCCGGAGCGTATCATGGGCGTGGAAACGGGGGGCTGCCCGCACACGGCGATCCGCGAGGACGCGTCCATCAATCTGGCCGCCGTGGCGGAAATGCGGAAAACCTTTCCGGGCCTGGACCTGATCCTGATTGAATCGGGCGGCGACAACCTGGCGGCCACCTTCTCGCCCGAACTGGCCGACATCACCATCTACGTGATCGACGTCTCGGCCGGCGAGGAAATCCCCCGCAAGGGTGGGCCGGGCATCACCCGTTCGGACCTTCTGGTCATCAACAAGACCGATCTGGCCCCCCATGTCGGCGCCGACTTGGCCGTCATGGACCGCGACGCCAAACGCATGCGGGGTGACCGCCCCTTCGTTTTCACGAACATGAAGGCGGGGGCAGGCGTGACCGAGATCGTGGCGCTTGTGCGGGGGCTGGGCGGCCTGGCCGGCATCGAGGACCGGCAAGCCCAATCATAG
- the ureE gene encoding urease accessory protein UreE gives MLRATALKRKGDWSGAAADTVVLDFDHRHRRRLAMTGTGGLAFLLDLAEAEALADGDALMLDDGRLVVVTAAAEPLVEVTCDDADHLVRVAWHLGNRHLPTELLGDRLRIRRDHVIEDMLIKLGATVTHVSAPFNPEGGAYGHGRTHGHDHGDDHDHHHGHGSHSHG, from the coding sequence ATGCTTCGAGCAACGGCGCTCAAGCGGAAAGGGGACTGGTCGGGGGCGGCCGCCGATACGGTGGTGCTGGATTTTGACCATCGCCATCGGCGGCGGCTCGCCATGACGGGCACGGGCGGTCTGGCGTTCCTGCTCGACCTGGCCGAGGCCGAAGCCCTGGCCGACGGTGACGCCCTGATGCTCGACGACGGCCGTCTGGTCGTCGTGACGGCGGCGGCGGAACCCCTGGTCGAGGTCACCTGTGACGATGCCGATCATCTGGTCCGCGTCGCCTGGCATCTGGGCAATCGTCACCTGCCGACGGAATTGCTGGGCGACCGTTTGCGCATCCGCCGCGATCACGTGATTGAGGACATGCTGATTAAGCTGGGAGCGACGGTTACCCATGTGTCGGCGCCCTTCAATCCGGAAGGCGGGGCCTACGGTCATGGCCGCACCCATGGCCATGATCACGGCGATGACCACGACCATCATCACGGGCACGGAAGCCATTCCCATGGATAA
- a CDS encoding cupin domain-containing protein: MATRKSKVEPTPGGSVYVDPGKIEWSPSQFEGIQIKVLYEDREKGEMTCLLKWEPGATLPMHKHPEIEQSFVLEGSFYDHDGICRAGQYVWRTPGSFHETHSDEGAVLLAVYRKPNVFQNTAGFYKNDDAKGFD; encoded by the coding sequence ATGGCCACAAGAAAATCGAAGGTTGAGCCGACGCCCGGCGGATCCGTCTATGTCGATCCGGGAAAAATTGAGTGGAGCCCCAGCCAGTTCGAAGGCATCCAGATCAAGGTTCTGTACGAGGACCGTGAGAAGGGTGAGATGACCTGCCTGCTGAAGTGGGAGCCGGGCGCGACCCTGCCCATGCACAAGCACCCGGAAATCGAGCAGTCCTTCGTTCTCGAGGGATCGTTTTACGATCACGACGGCATCTGCCGCGCGGGCCAGTACGTTTGGCGCACGCCCGGATCCTTTCACGAAACCCACAGCGATGAAGGCGCCGTGCTTCTTGCTGTCTACCGCAAGCCGAACGTGTTTCAGAACACCGCCGGATTCTACAAAAACGACGACGCCAAGGGCTTCGACTGA